One part of the Salinivirga cyanobacteriivorans genome encodes these proteins:
- a CDS encoding C25 family cysteine peptidase: protein MMRTLFNLIVILCISVSAVAQPINSWIQADQYYYKIGVPNDGVVRLSISDLSAAGVPVSSFSAENIQIIYKGNEIPVHVVKSGGVLNYLEFYGERNTGWFDVGMFDSITSQINPYYSQITDTAAYFLTWNNSTNNKRYVETAFNATDATVVNHGASQALQMYTANMFMGEEFPEYNNAKGWFDNQTITLGNTRTKNLFLPGVQNTGETITIETAVVSFGDATAFGDNHHLQIELPGGTVFDTTFSGKTAVKKQFAVNTSALSESNNIIYRSIDDLNVAADNMTISHIQTLYPAAFDFASQNRRTFMVEKSTSNQIITLQGIPESVTPLVYDTANHINPSPQFNGTNWEFTLPPSAENHYLVIQQAYDAPGYIKQANTTLPATTNSDYIIITHPNFENGANNYAAYRNAAVITTDVLYNHFAWGLEKHPLGIRNYLKYYHSSTDTLPQYVLLIGKARSINLSRKNTTNHAFTFVPTMGYPASDNLMATHITKNSYKTEVAISRLAVQSNQEINNYLDKVQALENQPPAQWMKNVVHFGGGNNETEQTTFANYLDNFKNIIEDTLMGARVSTFLKNSSDPIQITSSDSIKSLINNGSSLLTFFGHGYSDGFDQDIDEPSAYNNLGKYPMMLANSCYSGNIHTQYTGSASEKWVLIPNKGAIAFLASVFQGYPSLLNDFSGNFYKNLAVNNYGQGLGMAVKMAIAQQVESSSSLLGIGTALNFTLHGDPAVVLNQYDEPDIVLQNNLAEVQPAQVSTVIDSFAVKFIATNIGKTITGEINYQVEHTLPDGSDSIFTISRNGIFFQDTITTYLQINRQNGAGLNIIRITADYLNIYPELDEFNNSLEIPVNVKSTSLFPVYPYPFAINARDSLVLRASTGDPFINEVYAKIEIDTTSEFNSPFKRTIEKYFSGGVIEWNPQIAAAEGQTYFWRTGTRDENDQFEWVQKSFTARSNEQGWSQEKHDQLIENDLQFIVPTSNGFAFQEASNELFVQNIGSPSNAELGDIYFNLNNARTSGACGAGNFVVLAIIDSTEFQAWPADHGDYGHINYPQCYSHTYPHTQFVFYSNETALDNVIELINNVVPDGHFVLMYTISNGNFENWENRHFEAFENMGATIIRGVPNNYPYIFFGQKGLPDKAQEIAGDDPDDVITLTVDLKDNFDYGNIITDWIGPANSWNSISWAYNENLIQAEDSVHIDVLSKNESTKSDHVLFGNISHTSTPFDLSTVNANEHPYLKLRFYTRDVVNKTPAYPTSITLKYEPKSDIAISPGDHFHFPKDSVQEGDQIALSLAYRNISDISSPATAINYRITNSTNETVAAQTNTISALEKNTSTNDTVKFETNGFKGYHTLWVEYQQNSAEDFFGFNNIGSLPFFVYGDETNPLLDVTFDGRHIMNGEIVSAQPTIKIQLTDENPYLSLSDTSLFALYLKREGDEEKRVYLGPGIANGTIIWEPESNDRKASITYMPEFEKNGVYQLRVQARDASDNLSGINDYQIEFQIINESTITNIFNYPNPFSTSTRFVFTLTGNQIPDEFNIDIYTISGKLVRRIEMNELGPVYVGKNITEFAWDGTDEYGDRLANGVYLYKVTIRINGEKVDLRNTGTDGFFKKGWGKMYLMR from the coding sequence ATGATGCGAACCTTATTCAACCTCATAGTTATTTTATGCATTTCTGTTTCTGCTGTTGCACAACCAATCAACAGCTGGATACAGGCAGATCAGTATTACTACAAAATTGGTGTGCCAAATGATGGTGTTGTACGCCTTTCCATTAGCGATCTTTCTGCTGCGGGTGTACCAGTAAGTTCATTCAGCGCCGAAAATATTCAAATCATATACAAAGGAAATGAGATTCCTGTACATGTAGTGAAATCAGGCGGTGTACTCAATTACCTGGAATTTTATGGTGAACGTAATACCGGTTGGTTCGATGTGGGTATGTTCGATTCCATAACTTCCCAAATCAACCCTTACTACAGTCAAATAACAGATACTGCTGCCTATTTTTTAACCTGGAACAACAGCACAAACAATAAACGCTATGTTGAGACGGCTTTTAATGCTACAGATGCGACTGTTGTAAATCATGGCGCATCGCAAGCCTTGCAAATGTACACGGCAAACATGTTTATGGGCGAAGAGTTCCCTGAATATAATAATGCCAAAGGATGGTTCGACAATCAAACCATTACCCTGGGTAACACACGAACCAAAAACCTGTTTCTTCCGGGAGTTCAAAATACAGGTGAAACCATTACGATTGAAACCGCTGTTGTAAGTTTTGGTGATGCAACAGCATTTGGAGACAACCACCACCTGCAAATTGAATTACCCGGTGGGACTGTGTTTGATACCACATTCAGTGGGAAAACCGCCGTAAAAAAGCAATTTGCTGTAAACACATCAGCATTATCGGAGAGCAACAATATCATTTATCGCAGCATTGATGATTTGAATGTAGCAGCCGATAACATGACAATTTCACACATACAAACCCTTTATCCGGCAGCATTCGACTTTGCCAGTCAGAATCGCCGCACGTTCATGGTGGAAAAAAGCACGTCTAATCAAATAATTACACTGCAGGGCATTCCTGAAAGTGTTACACCCTTGGTTTATGATACTGCCAATCACATCAACCCCTCACCGCAGTTTAATGGTACCAACTGGGAATTTACCCTGCCTCCTTCGGCTGAAAATCATTATCTGGTTATTCAGCAGGCCTATGATGCGCCGGGGTATATCAAACAAGCCAACACAACACTCCCAGCAACAACCAATAGTGATTACATCATCATAACCCACCCCAATTTTGAAAATGGAGCCAACAACTATGCTGCTTATCGCAATGCAGCGGTGATTACCACAGATGTGCTCTATAACCACTTTGCCTGGGGCCTCGAAAAACATCCTTTGGGCATCAGAAATTATTTGAAATACTACCACAGTTCAACCGATACATTGCCACAGTACGTGTTACTGATAGGCAAAGCGCGTAGTATTAATCTAAGCCGGAAAAACACAACAAATCATGCTTTTACCTTTGTTCCCACAATGGGTTATCCGGCCTCTGATAATCTCATGGCTACGCATATTACAAAAAACAGCTACAAAACAGAGGTTGCCATAAGTCGCCTTGCCGTGCAATCGAACCAGGAGATCAACAATTATCTCGATAAAGTTCAGGCTTTGGAAAATCAGCCTCCTGCTCAATGGATGAAAAATGTGGTTCACTTTGGTGGGGGGAACAACGAAACTGAGCAAACCACCTTTGCCAATTATCTCGATAACTTTAAAAACATAATTGAAGATACCCTGATGGGAGCCCGTGTTTCCACTTTTTTAAAAAACAGCTCCGATCCTATACAAATTACCAGCTCCGATAGCATAAAAAGTTTAATTAATAACGGATCATCGCTGCTCACATTCTTCGGACATGGCTATTCTGATGGTTTCGACCAGGATATTGATGAACCCTCGGCATATAATAACCTGGGGAAATATCCCATGATGCTGGCCAATTCATGCTATTCAGGCAACATTCACACACAATACACAGGCAGTGCCAGCGAAAAGTGGGTGCTCATTCCCAATAAAGGGGCCATTGCATTTCTGGCATCGGTTTTTCAGGGGTACCCCAGCCTGCTTAACGATTTTTCAGGCAATTTTTATAAAAATTTAGCCGTAAACAATTATGGCCAGGGGTTAGGTATGGCTGTAAAAATGGCCATCGCGCAACAAGTTGAGTCGTCTTCCTCTCTGTTGGGAATTGGTACCGCACTCAACTTTACCCTTCATGGAGACCCGGCTGTGGTATTAAACCAATACGACGAGCCGGATATTGTATTACAAAACAACCTGGCAGAAGTACAGCCTGCGCAGGTTTCCACGGTCATCGATTCCTTTGCCGTAAAATTTATTGCCACAAACATTGGCAAAACCATCACAGGTGAAATTAATTACCAGGTAGAACATACGCTGCCCGATGGATCAGATTCAATATTTACCATTAGCAGAAATGGAATATTTTTCCAGGATACCATCACCACATATCTGCAAATAAACCGTCAAAATGGAGCGGGACTCAATATTATACGCATCACCGCCGATTATCTCAACATCTATCCCGAACTGGACGAATTTAATAATTCACTTGAGATTCCGGTGAATGTAAAATCCACAAGCCTTTTCCCTGTTTATCCTTATCCCTTTGCTATAAATGCCCGCGATTCATTGGTGCTCAGGGCGTCTACAGGCGATCCCTTCATAAATGAGGTGTATGCTAAGATTGAAATTGATACCACATCGGAATTCAATTCCCCTTTTAAAAGGACAATAGAAAAATATTTTTCAGGTGGTGTGATTGAATGGAACCCGCAAATTGCAGCCGCAGAGGGACAAACATATTTTTGGCGCACAGGCACCAGAGATGAAAACGATCAGTTCGAATGGGTTCAGAAATCATTCACTGCCAGATCGAACGAGCAAGGTTGGTCGCAGGAGAAGCATGATCAACTGATAGAAAATGATTTACAGTTTATTGTTCCGACAAGCAATGGATTTGCATTTCAGGAAGCCTCCAATGAACTTTTTGTTCAAAACATTGGGTCACCCAGCAATGCTGAATTAGGTGACATATATTTCAACCTGAATAACGCAAGAACAAGTGGAGCTTGCGGTGCTGGTAATTTCGTAGTACTGGCCATAATAGATTCTACCGAGTTTCAGGCCTGGCCGGCAGATCATGGCGACTACGGTCACATCAATTATCCGCAATGCTATAGCCATACTTACCCCCATACCCAGTTCGTATTTTATAGCAATGAAACGGCACTCGATAATGTGATTGAGCTCATAAATAACGTAGTCCCTGACGGACACTTTGTGTTAATGTATACCATTTCAAACGGGAACTTTGAAAACTGGGAAAATCGCCATTTCGAAGCTTTTGAAAATATGGGTGCTACTATCATAAGAGGTGTGCCCAACAATTATCCCTATATCTTCTTCGGTCAAAAAGGCCTGCCTGATAAAGCACAGGAAATAGCCGGTGACGATCCAGACGATGTTATTACGCTTACTGTGGACCTGAAAGACAATTTTGACTATGGCAATATAATCACCGATTGGATTGGCCCGGCCAACAGTTGGAACAGTATCAGCTGGGCGTACAATGAAAATTTAATACAAGCCGAAGACAGTGTCCATATTGATGTTTTAAGTAAAAATGAAAGTACAAAATCCGATCACGTGCTATTTGGTAATATCTCTCATACATCAACACCTTTCGACCTGTCGACGGTTAATGCCAATGAGCATCCCTATTTAAAATTGCGTTTTTATACACGCGACGTGGTGAACAAGACTCCGGCCTATCCGACCAGTATTACACTGAAATATGAACCTAAAAGCGACATTGCTATTTCTCCCGGCGACCACTTCCATTTCCCGAAAGACAGTGTTCAGGAAGGCGATCAGATTGCACTTTCACTGGCATACAGAAATATTTCTGATATTTCTTCTCCTGCTACAGCAATAAATTACAGAATCACCAACAGCACAAATGAAACCGTGGCTGCTCAAACAAATACCATATCAGCACTTGAAAAAAATACATCAACAAATGATACAGTAAAATTTGAAACCAATGGTTTCAAGGGCTATCACACCTTATGGGTTGAATACCAACAAAACAGCGCGGAAGATTTCTTTGGTTTTAATAACATAGGCAGTCTGCCATTTTTTGTGTATGGTGATGAAACAAACCCCCTGCTTGATGTAACATTTGATGGCCGGCACATCATGAACGGTGAAATAGTTAGTGCGCAGCCCACAATAAAAATTCAGCTTACCGATGAAAACCCGTATTTATCGTTGTCAGACACCTCTCTATTTGCCTTGTACCTGAAAAGAGAAGGCGACGAAGAAAAACGTGTTTATTTAGGCCCTGGTATAGCCAATGGTACCATTATTTGGGAACCTGAAAGCAACGACAGAAAAGCTTCAATAACTTACATGCCCGAATTTGAAAAAAATGGCGTTTATCAGCTCAGGGTGCAGGCCCGAGATGCATCCGATAATTTATCCGGCATAAATGATTACCAGATAGAATTTCAAATTATCAACGAAAGTACCATAACGAACATTTTCAACTACCCAAACCCATTTAGCACAAGTACGCGTTTTGTCTTTACCCTCACAGGTAACCAAATACCCGATGAGTTTAATATTGATATTTACACCATCTCCGGTAAGCTTGTTCGCCGCATTGAAATGAACGAACTGGGCCCTGTTTACGTAGGGAAAAACATAACTGAATTTGCCTGGGATGGGACCGATGAATACGGCGACCGACTGGCCAATGGTGTATATCTTTACAAAGTAACCATACGAATCAACGGTGAAAAAGTCGATTTAAGAAACACCGGTACGGATGGTTTTTTCAAAAAAGGATGGGGTAAAATGTACCTCATGCGCTAA
- a CDS encoding sugar transferase codes for MFTRFSTYFRFFTGIVIVLMSVWIAILFKPHTLPITYVQNHYDILLILIVCWIVISILFKKYDLGSKRDLRRILPAVLRINIIIAGVTTLTMYGLRELELSRFVLFVTIIAGTFLELVFFITYKQLVHSKKIDDSLQDFIETRESLARERAEQKREKARVKEGKHFVSSHISSYIIQESGEEVYRLINKYFDLTADDYTILSTTTRFNVLKLPDDSFSAIANLKRINDIRYVNKFFEAVNTKICTNGLFIGCVETKNMRKKRIMRKFPPVLNVIYYTFDFIFKRLAPKFNITKKLYFFLTRGQNRVISKAETLGRLYSCGFDVEEIATINNHLYFVGRKIRKPYKDTNPTYGPLIKLRRVGKGGKEFYVYKFRTMHPFSEYLQPYIYKHYNLKEGGKFKNDFRVTTIGKFMRKFWIDELPMLINWIKGEMKLVGVRPLSTHYYNLYAEEVKQERTKAKPGLVPPFYADMPTTLEEIQASELKYLKAYQKHPFRTDWCYFWRAMFNIMFKNARSA; via the coding sequence ATGTTTACGCGCTTTTCTACTTATTTTCGCTTCTTTACGGGTATTGTCATCGTGTTGATGTCGGTATGGATCGCTATACTTTTTAAACCCCATACGCTGCCCATTACCTATGTGCAAAACCATTACGATATACTGCTGATTTTAATTGTCTGCTGGATTGTAATTTCCATACTCTTCAAAAAATATGACCTGGGAAGCAAAAGGGATTTACGCCGGATTTTACCGGCTGTTTTAAGAATCAATATCATTATTGCAGGTGTTACAACCCTTACAATGTACGGGCTGCGCGAACTTGAGCTTTCACGGTTTGTGCTGTTCGTTACAATTATAGCAGGTACATTTTTAGAATTGGTGTTTTTTATCACCTACAAGCAGCTGGTGCACTCCAAAAAAATTGATGACTCGCTGCAGGATTTTATCGAAACTCGAGAAAGCCTTGCGCGTGAACGGGCAGAACAAAAACGGGAAAAGGCCAGGGTTAAAGAAGGTAAACATTTTGTCTCTTCTCATATCTCATCTTACATAATTCAGGAGTCAGGGGAGGAAGTATACCGGTTAATTAATAAATATTTTGACCTTACGGCAGACGATTACACCATACTTTCGACCACAACTCGATTCAATGTACTCAAACTGCCTGATGATTCTTTTAGTGCCATTGCCAATTTAAAGCGCATAAATGATATCAGGTATGTCAACAAATTTTTTGAAGCAGTTAATACTAAAATATGCACCAACGGATTGTTCATTGGATGCGTGGAAACTAAAAATATGCGCAAAAAACGCATCATGCGAAAGTTTCCGCCGGTGCTCAATGTCATTTATTATACTTTCGATTTTATATTTAAACGACTGGCACCCAAATTTAACATTACCAAAAAACTTTATTTTTTTCTGACACGCGGGCAAAACCGTGTAATATCGAAAGCAGAAACACTGGGGAGGCTCTATTCCTGTGGATTTGATGTGGAAGAAATCGCCACTATCAATAATCACCTCTATTTTGTGGGACGGAAAATACGTAAACCTTATAAAGATACCAACCCGACCTATGGGCCGCTCATTAAATTGCGCCGCGTAGGTAAAGGCGGTAAAGAATTTTACGTGTACAAGTTTCGCACCATGCACCCCTTTTCAGAATATTTGCAACCATACATTTATAAACATTATAACCTGAAAGAAGGAGGCAAATTCAAAAATGATTTCCGGGTTACCACCATTGGAAAATTCATGCGCAAATTCTGGATTGATGAACTGCCCATGCTCATCAATTGGATCAAAGGCGAAATGAAGCTTGTGGGTGTGAGGCCACTGAGCACGCATTATTACAACCTTTACGCAGAAGAGGTAAAACAGGAGCGCACAAAAGCCAAACCCGGCCTGGTTCCGCCATTTTATGCAGATATGCCCACCACACTGGAAGAAATTCAGGCATCAGAATTAAAATACCTGAAAGCTTATCAAAAACACCCGTTCCGCACCGACTGGTGTTATTTCTGGCGCGCCATGTTCAACATCATGTTCAAAAATGCCCGCAGCGCATAG
- a CDS encoding UpxY family transcription antiterminator, producing MSEKNWYAVYTRPRSEKKTHQMLLERGIETYLPLIKTLRQWSDRKKRVELPLIPSYVFVNIEEKNYRSVLEVDGALGFITFERKKVPIPERQMKALMGIVEHGLDVEATAANIHSGDKVRIGSGPLRGTQGEVVDIAGKNRFVLRIDMGYTLIVDIQGAEIIKV from the coding sequence ATGTCAGAGAAAAATTGGTACGCCGTTTATACCAGGCCAAGATCGGAGAAAAAGACGCATCAAATGCTTTTGGAGCGTGGTATAGAGACGTATTTACCATTGATTAAGACATTAAGACAATGGAGCGACCGTAAAAAACGGGTTGAATTGCCATTGATTCCATCTTATGTATTTGTTAATATTGAGGAAAAAAATTATCGGAGCGTGCTGGAGGTCGATGGCGCGCTAGGTTTTATTACCTTTGAACGGAAAAAAGTGCCCATACCCGAAAGGCAAATGAAAGCCTTAATGGGCATCGTAGAGCACGGATTAGATGTGGAAGCCACCGCAGCAAACATCCATTCGGGAGATAAGGTGCGCATTGGCTCCGGGCCATTACGAGGCACACAGGGAGAAGTGGTAGACATTGCCGGCAAAAACCGGTTTGTATTAAGAATAGATATGGGCTATACCCTGATTGTGGATATTCAGGGAGCCGAAATCATAAAAGTCTGA